The DNA segment CTTAGCTGACAAATACAAAGAGGGTACATATATTATTATTTACTTGAGTCCTAAAAATTATCATCGTATTCATTTTCCAATGAATTCACAAATAAAAGATGCATATAGTCTTGGGAAATATTCTTATCCAGTTAATAATTTAGGATTAGAATTAGGGGATAATATTTTGAGCTACAATTATCGTCAAGTGTATAAGCTAACAGGAAAAATTAACTATACACTAATACCTGTGGGGGCACAAAATGTAAATTCAATAGTACCGACTTATGATAATATCTATGTGAAAAAAGGAGAAGAGTTAGGATATTTTGAGTTTGGTTCTACAGTTGTATTATTATTTGAGAAAGATAACATTCTTCTTGAAGAAAATTTAGAAAACAGAGAAATCAAGATGGGAGAAAAAATAGCTACAGTGTTGTAAGCTATTTTTAAGTAGGTAAGTTATGTTATTAAAGAAGTATTTTTCACCAGATGATTTTGTAGAAAAGTATGAGTTTATAGATGTTGAATATATGAATATGCACAATAAGAAGGTTATTATTTCAGATTTAGATAATACTCTTATTTCATGGGATAGCAAAAAAGATACAAAGGAGCTTAATCGTTGGTTAAAGAAAATGAAACGAGCTGGTTTTGATATTATCGTTGTGTCAAATAATAATGAAGAACGTGTAGAAGAATTTTGTAAACAATTGAATCTTCAATATGTTGCAGATGCTAAAAAGCCGTTAACACATGGTTTTAAAAGGGCACTTAGCAAGTTAAACAGAAAACCTGAAGAAGCAATTATTTTAGGAGACCAAGTTTTAACCGATGTATTTGGTGCAAAAAGTCTTGGAGTTATGAGTGTGTTGGTAAAG comes from the Gemella morbillorum genome and includes:
- a CDS encoding phosphatidylserine decarboxylase; this encodes MLKKKMFQLCVELTNGNLSSKALKKLTKSNLSRLMIQPFAKIYNINTDEILDEIDDFKNLNDFFIRKLRPGARPIDQGEDSLVSPTDGVISEVGTIKEDRTFVVKGQTYNVQTLVGDSDLADKYKEGTYIIIYLSPKNYHRIHFPMNSQIKDAYSLGKYSYPVNNLGLELGDNILSYNYRQVYKLTGKINYTLIPVGAQNVNSIVPTYDNIYVKKGEELGYFEFGSTVVLLFEKDNILLEENLENREIKMGEKIATVL
- a CDS encoding YqeG family HAD IIIA-type phosphatase, whose product is MLLKKYFSPDDFVEKYEFIDVEYMNMHNKKVIISDLDNTLISWDSKKDTKELNRWLKKMKRAGFDIIVVSNNNEERVEEFCKQLNLQYVADAKKPLTHGFKRALSKLNRKPEEAIILGDQVLTDVFGAKSLGVMSVLVKPISKTDAFKTRINRFFEGIIIQNLTRRKLFPKMKKVNYKLKLKKEKDGGHIG